One bacterium genomic window, GTTGGAAGCCCGTTGCCTCGGCAAACCGCTCGCCAGAAAGCGTCACCGGGAACTTCAAATAATCCAGGGCACCGGGCGGCCAGGGCACGACACCCGCGCCGAAGAGCATCCGGATCGCCGGACGGAAGAGCGGCTCCAGGATCGGGGTCGCTCGGCCCCCGGTCTCACGAATCGCCGTGTGAAGCGGCACCTGCCCCGGCCCCACGACATTGAAGACGCCCTGCAGGCCCTGCTCGAGGGCCTGGGCGATCGCTTCGGTCATGTCGGCCTCATGCATGAACTGCATCATGGGATCGAAACCGAGAACGGTCGGCACGCGCTCACGTCGCAGGAAGTTGGCGATCGTCGCGCTCACATTCGCACCGAGCACGTTGACCGGCCGCAACACCGCGGTGCGAATATGCGGGTACTTCCACAAGAAAGCGCTGGCGAGGCTATCGACCTCTACCAGGTCGCGAATTTCGGGATAGCTGCGGCTGGCGGAGAGCGGTTGCTCCTCATCCAGGTAGAAGGGATTTTCCGGAAAGGCGCCGTAGACGTAGCCGCTCGAGACGACCACGACCTTCTGAACCCCGTATTCGATGCTGTGATCGAGCAGCTGCTTCGTGCCACGGACGTTCACATCATGGCGGCGTTTCGGGTCCCCCTTGAAGTGGCGGATCATGCCCAGATGGACGATTGCATCCGGGCGCTCGGTCCGAATCACGTCCTCGAATTTGCGTTTGCGCAGATCGAGGCTGTAGACCGAGACTTCGTCAGGAGCTCCCCGCCAGGGAGCCCAATCCACGCCGCAGACCTTGAAGTTGGCCATCAAACGACTGGCCAACAGCCGTCCCTGGCCACCGGCGATGCCGGTGATGAGGACTTTTTCCATAGGGGTCCCGAGGGGTTGCGGCCACGAGGGTATCGAGATGATGAGGGCCCCACTACCCCTGCCGCTTCGAACCGGTATCCTGCGCGGCGGCAAAACTCCGGGGCGCGGGGCCCCAGATTGCCTCCCCCGCGCAGCGCACGCCTGCAAGCAGCACCCCGGGGGACAGGAGGGCACCGATTGGCCCTGGCCGAAGCGCAATATCAAGACATCGAGATTCCGCTTTCAGAACCGGTCCACGGTCTGGAATCGGTGAAGGGTGTGCTCGGCGTTCCCGAGTGGTGGCCTACGGGCTCGCGAATCAGTGTCGTCCTCGCCCAGGGCCAGGCCGGGGATGACCCGTTGATCGAGGGCCTCCAGCGCTCCCTGACCGAGCGAAAATATCTGACCCTGCGCTTCTGTTTCCCGTACCAGCAGGCCGGCAAGAAGAAGCCCGATGATCCGCGCATCCTGCAGCGCACCTTTCATTCAGCCGTGAACCTGCTCGGCCGGGATCCGACCGCGGCTCCGGCGCATGTCTTCATCGGCGGCAAGAACGTCGGCGCCATGGCCGCAGCCCACGCGGCGACCGCCCGGTTGCGAATCGAAGGCATCTTCTTCCTGGGCTTCCCCCTCCACAAGCAGGACAAACCGCAAGACCTCCAGGCCGACCGTCTATGGCGGGTGATCAACCCGATGCTCTTCCTGCAGGGCAACAAGGACCGCCACTGCGACCTTCCGTCGCTGCGAACCACACTCGGACGGGTCGGCGCGCCGGTGCAACTGCATGTGATCGACGAAGCCGACCACGCGCTCAAGGTCGCGAAGAAATCCGGCCGCACGGCGGAAGAAGTGGAGGCCGAGGTCTTCGCAACGCTGGAAGCCTGGCTCCTCAAGACGCTCGGCGACGCCGCGTAGCCAACGTGGGCTGGCATAGCCTCGAACCGGCGTCCAAGCTTCGAGAAGGCGAGATCAAGACCTTTCGGATGGGTGGGCGCTACCTGGCCATCGGACGCACCGCCGATGGCTACTTCGCAATGGACGATCTCTGCCCCCATGCGGGCGGCAGCCTGGGTGAAGGCATGCTCGATGACGAATGCGTGCTCTGCCCCATCCACGGTTACGCCTATCATGTGCGCACGGGCGAGGGCTTCGACGATGGCAACGAGGTCCAGGTCTATCAGGTCGAGCTCCAGGGCGAACTGCTGCGGGTGAATCTTCACGACGAGGAGTGAGAAGACAATGTTCATCGCGATGAATCGGTTTCGCATCGCTCTCGGGAGCGAGGAAGTCTTCGAGGAGCTGTGGCGCAGTCGGGATTCGTACCTGGAAGAGGTGCCGGGCTTTCGCACCTTCCAGCTGCTGAAGGGGCCGGCGGACGACGAGGCCGTCCTCTACGCCTCCCACACCGTCTGGGAGAGCCAGGAGGCCTTTTCGGCCTGGACCGAATCCGAGCATTTCCGGAAGGCCCACGCCCGGGGCCGGGCGCCCCAGGGCACCTACCTCGGCCCTCCCCAGTTCGAGGGCTTCGAGGTCGTGCTCTAGCAGGTTGCGGAAGAACCCCTCCCGTCGCCTGCTTGGCCTTCGTGGGCGATGATCCCTGGGTGGATGCTCGCTGCCTGGTTCACCCGCTCCTGCTGCTCGCTCTGATGCTGACGCCCGCCGCCGGCCCCTCTCCCGTGCGGGCCGCCGGCCCGCCGATCGCGAAGGCCCCGCACCCTTTCCTGGAGATCGATGCGCCGGCCCTCGCCGAGGACACGACCGACGATCCGCTCTTCGAGGTGCGAGGCCATGGCGGCAGCCGGCGCGGCGATGGCCACGACGTCGTCATCGCCCTCGACGTTTCTGAGAGCACCTTGCTCGATTCCGGCCTCGAGCTCGACGGCGACGGCCCCTCGGGCAGGACGGACCCCGCACTCATCGAGTGGCTCATCGAGCAGACAGGCGAAACGCCGCTCGTGCAGCGATTGCGCGACGAGCAGGATTTCGAGGACACGGTCCTCGCCGCCGAACTCGAGGCAGCCCGTGCGCTGGCTTCCCGTCTCGATCCGGCGCGCTTCCGCGTCGGCGTCGTCACCTTCGCCGAAGAGGCCCGGGTGGTCGCACCGCTCGGCGCCACACGCAATGAGTTGGCCCGCGCCTTGACCGACGTTCCCCGCGATCTGTTCTGGGAATCCGCGGGCACGAACTATCAGGCCGCCGTCGAGAAGGCCCACGACCTCCTGCGCCCTCCTCTGGGCCTTCCGGACGATCGACTGCGTTCGATCGTGTTCCTGTCGGACGGCGCACCGACGCGCCCTCTGCTCGGAAATCGAGCCGAGCGCTACGCCCTTGAAGCGGCCGTGGCAGCCGGCCGAGATGAGATCCGCCTGTTCGCATTCGCAATCGGCCCCGAGGCCGAGAGTGGCCTGGAGGTGCTCGCCCGCATGACCGGGTGGACGTCTGGCCGGCTCGAGACCGTCACCCGCCCGGGGCTCATCGTGAACCGCCTGCGCCAGCTCGACCTCGTGGGCCTCGCGCACCTGGAGGTCGTCAACGTGACGACCGGTGAAGCGGCCCGGGCCTTGCGCGTGTTTCCCGACGGCAGCTTCGATGCCTTCGTCGAGCTGAAACCAGGCACGAACGAGCTGCGCTTCCTGGCCCGGGACCGGGACGACGAGGAGCATGAGATCGTGCGCCGCGTGGAGTATCGACCCGGCGCGACGCCTTCGGAAACGCCACCGGCCGTGGCGAGCGGCCCGCCCGGCGCCGAGGCCACGAACCTCGAGAAGCTGCGGACTCGAACCGCAGAGATCGAGGCGCTCGCGGAGATGGAGGCTCGCCGCCAACACGCGAAGGAGCTCCAGATTCGTGCGGAAGAGCGATCGCAACGCTGATGGTGCACCCTCATCGACCAGGAGACAGCGTGAGCCCTTCAAGCGACCTCTACTTTCATCAGATGCCCGCCGGCGAGATGGCCAACCTGGTCTACCTGGTGGGGAGCCGTGAGACCCGGGAGTGTCTCCTCGTCGATCCCGCCTGGAATGTCGGCGGACTCCTCGACCAGGCGGCGGCCGACGACATGAACGTGGTTGGCGCACTCGTGACGCACTACCACCAGGATCACGTCGGCGGTTCCATCTTCGGTATGGAGATCGAGGGGCTCGCGGAGCTGATGGCGCGCCAGCCGGTGCCGGTGCACGTCAACAAGCAGGAAGCCGACGGGTTGCGGCAGGTGACCGGCATCTCAGAGAACGACATCGTGCGCCATGAGGGCGGCGATACGATCGAGCTCGGCTCGATGACCATCCGCCTCTTGCACACTCCCGGCCATACACCCGGCTCGCAGTGTTTCCTGGTCGAACCCGCGGATGGACCCGGCAGCCTGGTGTCTGGCGACACCCTCTTCCTTGGCAGCTGTGGCCGCGTCGATCTGCCGGGAGGCGACCCGACAGCGCTGTATGACAGCCTTCACAACCAGCTGGGCAAGCTGCCGGACGAGACGCTTCTCTACCCGGGCCACCTCTATTCCACCGAGCCGTCCTCCACGATGGCCGAGCAGAAACGCACGAATCCCTACCTGCGTGTGACGCGGCTCGAGGACTTTCTCGGTTTCATGGGTCACTAGTCTTCGTCTCGCGGCTGTAAGCCCTCGGATCTGGGGCACTTTCCCCCGCCGCGGTTGTTGAAAAGCGCCCCCCACTCCGTTACCGTCCGCCCTCGCTCGAAGCCCCCTCCCCCGTTGGGACCGGAGCGCCTCGGGCCCCCTTTGACCGTAACCCGGAGGCTGTGTCCCCATGAAGATCCTGGTCTGCCTGAAGCAGGTGCCGCACCAGGATGCCCGTCTCGATATCGATGGCGCGGGCACCTGGATCAAAGAAGATGGCATCAAGTTCGAGATCAACAGCTACGACACGTTCGCCCTCGAGGAAGCGCTGCGCATCAAGGATGCAGGCGAAGCCGAGGTGGTGGTGGTGTCGATCGGTCCCGATCGTGTGACCCAGGCCCTGCGCACGGCGCTCGGCATGGGCGCCGACCGCGCCGTCCACGTGAAGGACGCGGAGATCGACGGTTCCGATGCCCTTGGTATTGCCAAGGTGCTGGCCGCCGTGGCCAAGGAAGAGAGCCCGGATCTCGTCCTGATGGGCCTGATGTCCGACGACGGCAACGCGTCGGCTGTGCCGCCGATGCTCGCCGAGCTGATGGGCGTACCGAGCGCCACCGCCGTCATGAAGGCCGAGCCCGAGGGTGACGGCTACCGCTGCGAGCGTGAGCTCGAGGGCGGCGCCCTCGAGGTGGTTGACCTCGCCAAGCCCTGCTTGATCGCGGTGCAGTCTGGCCTGAACCAGGTCCGCTACGCCTCACTCAAGGGCATCATGGCCGCGAAGAAGAAGCCCCTGGATACGAAGGGCGCGGGCGATCTCGGCCTTTCGGGCACCGTGGGTGCAGCTGGCGCCAAGGCGCAGATCGAGAAGATCTACGCACCGGTGCGCGGCGAAGGCGCAGAGATCATCGAAGGCTCGACCGACGAGGTGGTGACCCAGCTCGTTGGCAAGATCAAGGAGCTGGGCCTCCTCTAAGGGGAGCCTGCACAAGGAGAACACCGATGGGCAACATCCTCATCGTCACGGAAATCAAGGACGGCGTGATCCGCGAAGCCAGCTACGAGCTGGCCGCCTTCGCCCAGAAGCTCGGCGGCGACGTCAAGAGCCTGGTCATTGGCAGTGGCATCGCCGGCGAGGCCGAGAGCTTCGCCAAGAAGGGCGGCGGCACGGTCTATGTGGCCGACGACGCCTCGCTCGCCAACTACAACGTCGAGGGCTACGCCGCAGCCATTCGCGCCGCGGTCGATGCCTCGGGTGCCGATGTGGTGCTCATCTCCAACACACCGAGTGGTTGGGATGTGGCTCCGCGCATCGCCGCGGGCCTGGACATCGCATTCGTCTCGGATGTCTTCGATTTCCAGGACGGCGCCTACATTCGCCGCGTCTTCAACGGCAAACTCGATGCCCGGATCGCCGTGCCTGGAGACAAGGCCGTCGTGACGATCCAGCCGGGCGCCTTGCCGGCCTTCGAAGGTTCCAGCGACGGTGGAACCGAGAGCCTCTCGGTCGACACCTCCGGTGCGCGTTCGAAGTTCGTCGAAACCAAGGTCGCCGCATCCAAGGGCGTCGATCTTTCGGCAGCCGAGGTCATCATCTCGGGTGGCCGCGGCGTGGGAGATCCGGAGAAGTTCAAGGAGGTCATCCAGCCCCTGGCCGACGTTCTGGGCGGCGCCATGGGCGCCTCGCGCCCGGTGGTCGATGCCGGCTGGCTGCCCCACGAGTACCAGGTCGGCTCGTCAGGTCAGGTCGTGACGCCGAAGCTCTACGTCGCCGCCGGCATCTCCGGTGCCATCCAGCACCTGGTCGGCATGAAGGGCTCCAACTTCATCATCGCCATCAACAAGGACGCCGACGCGCCGATCTTCGAGGTCGCCCAGATCGGCGTCGTCGCCGATCTCTTCGACGTCATCCCCGCCCTGACGGCCGCCCTCCAGGAGGCCAAGGGCTAGACCCACTGCGAGGCGTTGACTTCGGGGACGGGGTTTACAATTGACTCATCGGAAGGGGGCTTTGCCCCCTTCCGATAAGTCAATTGTAAACCCCGTCCCCGAAGTCAACGCCGGTCAGTCGCCCCGGTAGTCGACGAAGATGGGCGAGGACCAGGCTCGCTCTTCGGTCTCGGCCAGGCAGTCATCGCTCCACGGGCGGTCCGAGCACGGCGACGTCGCAACGCAGCGCCCCGTCTCGTCGAATGTGCAGGCGAGCGGGTCCGCTTGTACGGCCCGACTCGGAGCTTCGATCGCGCGCACGTAGTAGACCGCATCACGCTCCGGGCCCGTGAAGTCCGGATCCGTGAAGGCCGCCTGACAGCCCGACGGATCGCCGCTGCATTGGATCACCCGCCACGGATCCTCGATCAGGGGCGTCACGTCTTCGCTCGGATTCTCCTGGGGAAGGATGCGGACGATCTCCAGACGGCTGATCGGACGACGCTCGTCCGAGGGGTGGTAGCACTCGCCCTGGCAGACGCGTTCGAGGCGCCCGGGGGCCATCGCCGCACCGGCGTCAGCCGGGCAGCCCGGCTTCTGCTCGAAGGAGCCGACCGCACGCACCTGGAAGATCGGCGGCTCTGCCAGCGCGACCTGCCCACCCATCGGAACCGGGCTGCCGTTCGGACCGTTCAACAGATCGAACCACAACAAGATGCGCGGGCCGCTGGTGCCATACACTTCCTTGCGTTGCATGGCATCCCAGATCTCTTCCCGGCTCCGCCCCTCCGAGTGGACCGCGGCAAGACCGCCTGTCATGAAGAACGAGGACTGACGTTCGGTCTCCCAGCTCGAGAAGACCGCCGTGGAAAACTCGGTGGCGGCGGGCTCCGAGTGGGCGACCGGCTCGCGATCCGGCGGCGCTCCGAGTGGAGTGTGCACGAAATTCCCGAACCGGGCCTCCGTCAGCTCGGCGCGGGAGAACTCCTTGTAGCCGGTGCCCGGCCGGCCCGAATGATTGTCACTCGAAGCGATGATGCCGAAACGGAAGCGATCGGCGTCGGCCTCAGCTTCCGGATCGGAGAGCGAGAGGATGTACTGGACCGAGCTCTTCGGCCGGTAGTTGAAGGACGGAATCTCGCAGTCGCGACATTGGCCGGCGTCCTGCCATTCCGTCGCCACCACGCCGGGAACGGTAGAGGCGCCTCCGTTGCGATCTGCATCGACCCAATGCTGGCGAGCCACCGCGGCGCGTTCCTGGCACTCCTCTTCCCCTGCACCCTCTGCTGCGCAGCGCGCCTGGATGATCTCACCGGCGCGCCAGCAAGAGGGAAGGTAGGAATCGGTCGGAGGAGGACAGGTCCGCGACCCGTCCGCTCCGAGGATCACTTCCCTGAACGGACGGTACTCCTCCGAGTTCCCATGCCCGCTCATCACCTCGATCAGACGCTGCGCCTCCGGATCGTGCATTCCCGCTACAAGCTGTTTGTCCCAGGCCGAGCCCGGCGGTGTGTAGTAACCCCAGGTCGTGCCGTGCGGGATGACGAGCGTGGCGAGGTTCCAATCGCGGAGCTTCTCGAACAACAACTTCGGCGTGGGCGCGATCTCCCTGCAGTTGGTGGGAAGATCGCGGACCGGAACGTCCGCTTCGCAGTCGACGAATCCCCCCGTCTCCAGGAGGTATTCGGCGAACTCCGGCCCGCCGGTCTTCCAGGCCGCGACACTGAGGAGGCCCAGTACGACCGGCGGTGGGGCCGTGATGCCCTCTTCAGCCGCTCCACCCGGAATACCAGCGCTGATCGGGCGGGTCGGGATCCGTTCGTCCTCGAGATCCCGGAGGATCACGTTCTTGTGGCCGTAGTGGCTATCGGGCGTCGTACCGACCTGGGTCCACTCCCAGCCGAGGAACGCCACCGTATCCGGATTCTCCGAATCCCCCGCAACGGCATTGCATTGGCGGACCGTGTCGACAGTCTCGGCCCAGCGGCGCGGGCCGAGCGTGACCGCATGGTCGTTGATCGACCAGAAATCCAGGCCGGCACAGTGGCGCGCAAAGTCGCAAGCATCGGCCACCGGGTAGGCGCCGTCTCCACCGGCCATCGGCAGGCTCATCTGAAATGCGTCGAACGAGAAGGTCGAGTGCACATGGAGATCGCCAAACAAGATCTGCTTCGAGCGAGCGACCCCAAGCTCGTGCGCAGCACTCTGCACGGCTTCCGCCCGCGCGGCCACGACGGCCGGAGCGATCTCTCGGGCTTCCGGTGTCCCACCAAGAGGCGCCGGCGTACCGGCGCCGGTGCCCGCGTAGTGGAGAAAGCCGAGCACCCCCGCCAGGAGAAGGCCGAGAATGACGAGAGAGCGGCGCAACATGGGGACTCCTTCAGGAAGACAATCCGACGCGTAGCGTAGGCCGCCTGGGCGGTCCTTCGCACGGGCGATACCTTCTCCGTCGATGACACCCACGGGCGAAGACTCGATTGGAGAGTTGGTCGACGGCATGCTCGGGCGCCCTCGGCTCGAGATCGCCAGCTCAGAGGCCGAGCTCTGGAACGAGGCGCTCGACGGACTCCGCACCCGACTTCGTGAGCAGGGCGCCCTGCCCGGCCTACCCACCCCGCGTCCACCGAAAGACCTGGACGACCCCTTCGGCCTCGACCCGGAAGCCATCGGACGCGCTCGCCCCTTCTTCGAGTTCCTGTATCGGCGCTGGTTCCGCGTGCGCAGCCAGGGCTTCGAGCACATCCCCCAGGACGGCGCCGTCATCCTGGTTGCGAACCACGGCGGCGTCCTCCCCTTCGACGCGGCCATGCTCATCATGGACGGCCTTCTGCAGACCGACCCGCCCCGGGTCTTACGCGCTCTGGTGGATCGCTTCGTCGAGCAGATCCCCGCTGTGCGCCCGTTCTACTCGGCGATGGGCCAGGTGATCGGCACGCGCGAGAATTTTCGTGCCCTGCTCGCCCGAGGCGATCGGGTCCTGATCTTCCCCGAGGGCGTGGCGGGCATCGGCAAGAGCTTCCGCTCTCGCTTCGAACTCGAGCGCTTCCACTCGGGTTTCGTCGAAGAGGCGCTCCTCGCGCAGGTACCGATCGTACCCGTGGCGATGCTCGGCCCCGAGAGCCAGGCCCCGGTGATCGCGAATCTCGAAACGCTGGCGGGGCAACTCGGGCTGCCAAGCCTCCCGATTACGCCCACCTTCCCATTGTTCGGGCCGCTCGGGCTCCTCCCGCTTCCTGTCAGCTACCGCATCGCCTACGGCCCGCCGATCGCCCCGGAGGAACTCCTCGCGGAGCCACCGGAACGGTCCGCCGTGGAGATCCGCCAGCGGGTCATGGGCATGCTCCAGGGCCTTCGCCGGAGCTAGCTGCGGGGCGATCAGCGGCTACCCTCTCGCGCCCGAATTCCCTGGAGATCCAAAGGCTTATGGCCGTCGACACCTCGAACTTCAAGAACGGTCTCAAGATCGAAATGGACGGTGAGCCGTTCGTGATGACCTATTTCCAACACGTGAAACCCGGCAAGGGCGGTGCATTCGTGCGCACCAAGATGAAGAACCTGCGCACAGGCCGCGTACTCGACAAGACCTTCCGCTCGGGGGAGAAGGTGGCCGAGGCCGACATCGATGAGCGCCACATGCAGTACCTCTACCAGGATGGCGAAGATCTCGTGTTCATGGACAACGAGAGCTACGACCAGATGTCGCTCTCGAAGGCGCAGGTTGGGGATGCGGTGAAGTTCCTGAAAGAGAACATCGAGATCGATGTGATCCTCTACAAGGGAACGCCCATCAACATCGAGCTTCCTGCCTTCATCCAAGCCGAAATCGCCACGACCGACCCGGGCGTGAAGGGCGACACGGCCTCTGGCGCCACCAAGCCCGCGACGCTCGAGACCGGCGCGGTGGTCCAGGTGCCGCTCTTCCTCAAGGAGGGCGAGGTCGTACGCGTGGACACCCGCACGGGCGAATACGTGGAGCGGGTGAACAAGTAGAGCCAGATGCGCGGCGACCAGCTCGCAAGGCAATGGCGTCTGATCCAGCGGTTGACCCGTAGCCACTACGGAATCGGCCTCGACGACCTGGCCAGCGATCTCGAGGTCACACGCCGCACGGTCTACCGCGATCTCGACGCCCTGATGTACGCGGGCTTCCCGGTCACCAGTGAGAAGCGGGACGGGCGCGTGTTCTACCGGCTGTACGAGACCTTCGAACTCGGCGACGCACCCTTTACGGCGGACGAAGTCCTCGCGTTGGCGTTCGGCGAAGACCTGCTCGGCATCCTCGAGGGCACGGTCTTCCATGATTCGATCCACTCGGCCATGGCCAAGGTGCGCGCGAGCCTCGGGCCGGAACTCACGGCCTTTCTGGAGCAGCTCCGCAGTTCCTTCCGCATCCAACCCGGCCCCCACAAGAAGTACGACGAGTTGCGAGACGTGATTCGCGTCTTCAACGAGGCCGTCCTCGATCACCGCTGCGTCGCGATGGAGTACCAGACCGGCCGCACTGGCGAGGTGAGCGTGCGGAATCTGGATCCCTACCGGGTCTGGTACAAGAACGGCGGCCTCTACGTGATCGGCCACGACCACAAGAGTGGTGAGGTGCGAACCTTCGCCGTGGATCGGGTTCGGGAGGCCAGCCTGACCGAAAGCCCCTTCGAAGTGCCGGAGGATTTCGACTTCGACGCCTACACGGGCTCCTCATTCGGCGTGGTCGCCGAGCCGCCCGAGCCGGTGCGCCTGCACTTCGAAAAGCGCTGGGCCCTGTATGTCCAGGAGCATGCCTGGCACCCAAGCCAGGAGATGACGGCCCGCGAAGACGGCAGCATCGAACTCCGTATGCAGGTCGGAACCGGGGAAGAGCTGACCCGCTGGGTCCTCTCCTTCGGCTCCGGCGTGCGCGTGCTCGAACCCACCTCGCTCGCCGAATCCGTTACCAGCGAACTCCGCGCCACCCTGGACCGCTACTAGACCCGACCCCGCCCGTTGCGTTCTTGCTTGATACCCCATAGGGGTATAAGGTATCCGTATGGATGACGACACTCGGACGGCGGTGGAACGGCGGCTCAAGCGGGTTGCGGGGCAGGTCGCGGGGATTCAGCGGATGATCGACGAGGAGCGCTACTGCGTCGATGTCCTGTTGCAGATCGCCGCGGTTCGGGCGGCCCTCGACCAGGCGGGGAAGCTCGTGCTTGGGAGTCATGTGGAGACCTGCGTGGCCCAGGCCTTCGCCAGCGGCAGCCCCGCGGAACGCAAGCGCAAGAAGGATGAGCTGCTGGACGTCTTCTCGAAATTCGGGCGGCTCGGGCGATGAGTTCCGGGGCCCCCGAATCTGGATGGGATTGGATCTGCCCGATGTGCCCGGGCGTTGGCGCAATGGAGCCGGGACCCTGCCTGCAATGCGGGATGGCCCTGGAGCCGGCCGATCCGACTGCAGATGTCGAGGACGACGGCGAGCTCCATGACATGCAGCGACGCCTGTGGGTCTGCGCGTTGCTCGCGGGCCCCCTGTTGATCTTGACGATGGGCGGCATGGGCCTCGGATGGGAGCCCTCTCCCTGGATCCAGCTGGCCCTGGCTGCGCCCGTGGTGCTCTGGGGTGGCGCGCCTTTTTTCGCCCGGGGGTGGGCCTCACTCCTGAACGGCCGGGGCAACATGTTCACCCTCGTCGCGCTCGGAACGGGCATCGCCTTCCTTTCCAGCCTCATCGCCACACTCTTTCCCGAGATCTTTCCTGCAACGTTCCGCGGGCCCGACGGGCACCCACCGGTCTACTTCGAGGGCGCGGCGGTCATCGTCACTCTCGTCCTGCTCGGGCAGGTCATCGAGCTGCGCGCCCGCCGTCGTACAGGCGACGCCCTGCGCTCACTCCTCGATCACGCCCCAGCTCGGGCCCTTCGAATCGGAGACGACGGGACGGAGGAAGACGTACCGATCTGCCACGTCCATGTCGGCGATCGGTTGCGTGTGCGCCCCGGCGAAGCCATCCCCGTCGATGGAACGGTGGTTTCCGGCACCAGCGCGGTCGATGAATCGATGGTCACAGGCGAGCCCATTCCGGTCGCCAAGGCGGAGGCCGACGAGCTCGTCGGGGGAACCTTGAACGGAACCGGTGCCCTCGTCATGGAGGCGCGTCGGGTCGGCTCCGAAACACTCCTCTCACGCATCGCGGCGCGGGTTGCGGAAGCCCAGCGCAGTCGGGCGCCGGCCCAGAACCTGGCAGATGCCGTGGCAGCTTGGTTCGTTCCCGCCGTCGTGCTCGCGGCGGCGCTCGCCCTGCTTGCCTGGCTTGCCGTCGGCCCGGAACCTCGCCTTGCCAACGGTGTGTTGGCCGCGGTGGCCGTCCTGATCGTCGCGTGCCCCTGCGCCCTCGGTCTTGCCACGCCGATGTCGATTACCGTCGCGATGGGACGCGGCGCCAGCGCCGGTGTTCTCTTCCGCCAGGCCGATGC contains:
- a CDS encoding acyltransferase family protein; this encodes MTPTGEDSIGELVDGMLGRPRLEIASSEAELWNEALDGLRTRLREQGALPGLPTPRPPKDLDDPFGLDPEAIGRARPFFEFLYRRWFRVRSQGFEHIPQDGAVILVANHGGVLPFDAAMLIMDGLLQTDPPRVLRALVDRFVEQIPAVRPFYSAMGQVIGTRENFRALLARGDRVLIFPEGVAGIGKSFRSRFELERFHSGFVEEALLAQVPIVPVAMLGPESQAPVIANLETLAGQLGLPSLPITPTFPLFGPLGLLPLPVSYRIAYGPPIAPEELLAEPPERSAVEIRQRVMGMLQGLRRS
- the efp gene encoding elongation factor P — translated: MAVDTSNFKNGLKIEMDGEPFVMTYFQHVKPGKGGAFVRTKMKNLRTGRVLDKTFRSGEKVAEADIDERHMQYLYQDGEDLVFMDNESYDQMSLSKAQVGDAVKFLKENIEIDVILYKGTPINIELPAFIQAEIATTDPGVKGDTASGATKPATLETGAVVQVPLFLKEGEVVRVDTRTGEYVERVNK
- a CDS encoding WYL domain-containing protein, translated to MRGDQLARQWRLIQRLTRSHYGIGLDDLASDLEVTRRTVYRDLDALMYAGFPVTSEKRDGRVFYRLYETFELGDAPFTADEVLALAFGEDLLGILEGTVFHDSIHSAMAKVRASLGPELTAFLEQLRSSFRIQPGPHKKYDELRDVIRVFNEAVLDHRCVAMEYQTGRTGEVSVRNLDPYRVWYKNGGLYVIGHDHKSGEVRTFAVDRVREASLTESPFEVPEDFDFDAYTGSSFGVVAEPPEPVRLHFEKRWALYVQEHAWHPSQEMTAREDGSIELRMQVGTGEELTRWVLSFGSGVRVLEPTSLAESVTSELRATLDRY
- a CDS encoding metal-sensitive transcriptional regulator encodes the protein MDDDTRTAVERRLKRVAGQVAGIQRMIDEERYCVDVLLQIAAVRAALDQAGKLVLGSHVETCVAQAFASGSPAERKRKKDELLDVFSKFGRLGR
- a CDS encoding copper-translocating P-type ATPase — its product is MCPGVGAMEPGPCLQCGMALEPADPTADVEDDGELHDMQRRLWVCALLAGPLLILTMGGMGLGWEPSPWIQLALAAPVVLWGGAPFFARGWASLLNGRGNMFTLVALGTGIAFLSSLIATLFPEIFPATFRGPDGHPPVYFEGAAVIVTLVLLGQVIELRARRRTGDALRSLLDHAPARALRIGDDGTEEDVPICHVHVGDRLRVRPGEAIPVDGTVVSGTSAVDESMVTGEPIPVAKAEADELVGGTLNGTGALVMEARRVGSETLLSRIAARVAEAQRSRAPAQNLADAVAAWFVPAVVLAAALALLAWLAVGPEPRLANGVLAAVAVLIVACPCALGLATPMSITVAMGRGASAGVLFRQADALESLAQADTLVIDKTGTLTEGRPQLTDLLAVQGRDETELLQLAASLERGSEHPLADAIVRAANERSLRLTEAEAFEAHVGQGVSARVDGHEVALGSEAFLASRGISVNQDSAEALRAAGRTVVHVAVDGALAGTIAVADPVRGRASELVAELQQRGFRIVMATGDTQTTARAIASELGIDEIAAGLLPGDKADLVERLQAEGRMVAFAGDGINDAPALAVANVGIALGSGTDVAMETADVTLIGGDLASLPRAIRLAKATARNLRQNLFLAFGYNGLAIPIAAGALYPAFGWLLSPMLAAGAMSLSSISVISNALRLRSVSIGGS